In the genome of Pseudomonas sp. LBUM920, one region contains:
- the cysW gene encoding sulfate ABC transporter permease subunit CysW, with product MSQSSISAASSANAARRGSAVSRRILISLGWLVFFLFLLLPLFIVVSQGLKNGLGAFFTAILEPDALSALKLTVIAVVISVPLNVVFGVSAAWCVSKYSFRGKSILVTLIDLPFSVSPVIAGLVYVLMFGAQGFFGPWLQDHDIQIVFALPGIVLATIFVTVPFVARELIPLMQEQGTQEEEAARLLGANGWQMFWHVTVPNIKWGLIYGVVLCTARAMGEFGAVSVVSGHIRGVTNTLPLHVEILYNEYNHVAAFAVASLLLILALFILLLKQWSENRINRLRKSAGEE from the coding sequence ATTTCCGCCGCGTCTTCGGCCAACGCCGCCCGTCGTGGCAGCGCAGTGTCGCGACGCATCCTGATCAGCCTCGGCTGGCTGGTGTTCTTCCTGTTCCTGCTGCTGCCGCTGTTTATCGTGGTGTCCCAGGGTTTGAAAAACGGCCTTGGCGCGTTCTTCACCGCGATCCTGGAACCCGATGCGCTGTCGGCACTGAAGCTGACGGTGATCGCCGTGGTGATTTCGGTGCCGCTCAACGTGGTGTTCGGCGTCAGCGCCGCCTGGTGCGTGAGCAAATACTCGTTCCGTGGCAAGAGCATCCTGGTCACGCTGATCGACCTGCCGTTCTCGGTGTCGCCGGTGATTGCCGGTCTGGTCTACGTGCTGATGTTCGGCGCCCAGGGTTTTTTCGGCCCGTGGTTGCAAGATCACGACATCCAGATCGTCTTCGCCTTGCCGGGCATTGTGCTGGCGACCATCTTCGTGACGGTGCCGTTCGTGGCCCGTGAACTGATCCCGCTGATGCAGGAGCAGGGCACCCAGGAAGAAGAGGCCGCGCGCCTGCTCGGTGCCAATGGCTGGCAGATGTTCTGGCACGTGACCGTGCCGAACATCAAGTGGGGCCTGATCTACGGCGTGGTGCTGTGTACCGCACGGGCGATGGGTGAGTTCGGCGCGGTGTCGGTGGTGTCCGGCCACATTCGCGGCGTGACCAACACCCTGCCGCTGCACGTCGAGATCCTCTACAACGAATACAACCACGTTGCCGCGTTTGCCGTCGCGAGCCTGTTGCTGATCCTGGCGCTCTTCATCCTGCTGCTCAAGCAGTGGAGCGAGAACCGTATCAACCGCCTGCGCAAAAGCGCCGGTGAGGAATAA
- a CDS encoding sulfate/molybdate ABC transporter ATP-binding protein encodes MSIEVRNVSKNFNAFKALNSINLDIQSGELVALLGPSGCGKTTLLRIIAGLETPDDGSIVFHGEDVSGHDVRDRNVGFVFQHYALFRHMTVFDNVAFGLRMKPKNQRPNESQIAVKVHELLNMVQLDWLSDRYPEQLSGGQRQRIALARALAVEPKVLLLDEPFGALDAKVRKELRRWLARLHEDINLTSVFVTHDQEEAMEVADRIVVMNKGVIEQIGSPGEVYENPASDFVYHFLGDSNRLHLGEDKHVLFRPHEVSLSRHELEDHHAAEVRDIRPLGATTRVTLKVEGQSELIEAEVVKDHDSLTGLARGETLFFKPKVWQKA; translated from the coding sequence ATGTCGATTGAAGTCCGTAATGTCAGCAAGAATTTCAACGCCTTCAAGGCCCTGAACAGCATCAATCTGGACATCCAGAGTGGCGAGCTGGTGGCGTTGCTGGGCCCGTCCGGCTGCGGCAAGACCACCTTGCTGCGCATCATTGCCGGCCTGGAAACTCCGGATGACGGCAGCATCGTGTTCCACGGTGAAGACGTGTCCGGCCACGACGTGCGTGATCGCAACGTGGGGTTTGTGTTCCAGCACTACGCATTGTTCCGCCACATGACCGTGTTCGACAACGTCGCTTTCGGCCTGCGCATGAAGCCGAAAAACCAGCGCCCGAACGAAAGCCAGATTGCGGTCAAGGTTCACGAGCTGCTGAACATGGTGCAGCTCGATTGGTTGTCTGATCGCTACCCGGAACAACTCTCCGGTGGCCAGCGCCAGCGTATTGCCCTGGCCCGCGCCCTGGCGGTCGAGCCCAAAGTGCTGCTGCTGGACGAACCGTTCGGCGCCCTCGACGCCAAGGTGCGTAAAGAGCTGCGCCGCTGGCTGGCGCGTCTGCACGAAGACATCAACCTGACCTCGGTGTTCGTGACCCACGACCAGGAAGAGGCCATGGAAGTCGCCGACCGCATTGTGGTGATGAACAAGGGCGTGATCGAACAGATCGGTTCACCGGGCGAAGTCTACGAAAACCCGGCCAGCGATTTTGTGTACCACTTCCTGGGTGATTCCAACCGCCTGCATTTGGGTGAAGACAAGCACGTGCTTTTCCGCCCGCATGAAGTGTCGTTGTCGCGCCATGAACTGGAAGATCACCACGCGGCTGAAGTGCGTGATATTCGGCCGTTGGGCGCTACCACTCGGGTAACGCTGAAGGTCGAAGGCCAGAGCGAACTGATCGAAGCTGAAGTGGTAAAGGACCACGACAGCCTGACGGGCCTGGCCCGTGGCGAGACCCTGTTCTTCAAGCCCAAGGTCTGGCAAAAAGCTTGA
- a CDS encoding DUF962 domain-containing protein, with translation MKSLVEHLSQYAAYHRDPRNIASHFVGIPLIVVAVAVLLSRPEWPVGSLWISPAVILALFSAGFYLRLELALGVLMTLLMGLSVWAGHVLAAQSTLVWLSSGIGMFVVGWVIQFIGHYYEGRKPAFVDDVSGLIVGPLFVVAELAFLLGLRHDLKEQIEARSGPVERRDLKPSKV, from the coding sequence ATGAAAAGCCTCGTCGAGCACCTCAGTCAATACGCCGCCTACCACCGCGACCCGCGCAATATCGCCAGCCACTTTGTCGGCATCCCGTTAATCGTCGTCGCCGTGGCGGTGCTGCTTTCACGTCCTGAATGGCCGGTCGGCAGCTTGTGGATATCTCCAGCGGTGATCCTCGCGTTGTTCTCGGCCGGGTTTTACCTGCGCCTGGAACTGGCGCTGGGCGTGCTGATGACGCTGCTGATGGGCTTGTCAGTCTGGGCCGGGCATGTATTGGCGGCGCAGAGCACGCTGGTGTGGCTCAGCAGCGGCATAGGGATGTTTGTGGTGGGCTGGGTGATTCAGTTTATCGGCCACTATTACGAGGGCAGGAAGCCCGCGTTTGTGGACGACGTGTCGGGGCTGATCGTCGGGCCACTGTTTGTGGTCGCGGAGTTGGCGTTTTTGCTGGGGTTGCGGCATGACCTCAAGGAGCAGATTGAGGCGCGGTCCGGCCCGGTAGAACGCCGCGATCTAAAGCCGAGCAAGGTCTGA
- a CDS encoding Crp/Fnr family transcriptional regulator, with amino-acid sequence MDTEKWRSQLASGHWFSHLPASFQHSLLTSARQRQLAAGQYLFKRGDPPCGLYAVLDGTLRISAVNEHGKEALLSLVERPYWFGEICLFDGLPRTHDACAVGPCTLLQVPQQALLNILDESPPYWRDLALLMSQKLRLSFINIEHLSLMPASVRLAHRLLMIVEGYGDTEQSKRVLQLPQEDLAAMLSLSRQTTNALLKDLQAQGVVRLGYGEIEILDAHRLREAAHT; translated from the coding sequence ATGGACACAGAGAAATGGCGCTCGCAGCTGGCCAGTGGTCATTGGTTCAGTCACTTGCCTGCCTCTTTTCAGCATAGCCTGCTGACCAGTGCCCGGCAGCGCCAGCTGGCGGCGGGGCAATACCTGTTCAAGCGCGGCGACCCGCCTTGTGGCCTGTATGCCGTGCTCGACGGCACGCTGCGCATCAGCGCGGTGAACGAACACGGCAAGGAAGCGCTGTTGAGCCTGGTAGAGCGGCCATATTGGTTCGGCGAAATCTGCCTGTTCGACGGCTTGCCGCGCACCCACGATGCCTGCGCGGTGGGGCCGTGCACGCTGTTGCAGGTGCCGCAGCAGGCGTTGCTGAACATCCTTGACGAGTCCCCGCCGTACTGGCGCGACCTGGCTTTGCTGATGAGCCAGAAACTGCGCCTGAGTTTTATCAATATCGAGCACCTGAGCCTGATGCCGGCCTCGGTGCGGCTGGCGCACCGTTTACTGATGATTGTTGAAGGTTACGGCGATACCGAGCAGTCAAAACGCGTGCTGCAACTGCCCCAGGAAGACCTGGCGGCGATGTTGAGCCTGTCACGCCAGACCACCAACGCCTTGCTCAAGGACTTGCAAGCCCAAGGCGTCGTGCGCCTGGGCTATGGGGAAATTGAAATCCTCGATGCTCATCGCTTGCGTGAGGCGGCGCACACCTGA
- a CDS encoding response regulator, with the protein MRVLLVEHETEEAQRMARGLNEAGYTVEVAANGMAALRFVESTEYELVILDVMLPGLNAWKLQQAIRLKGETPVLFLTTPGGIEDRLRGLELHEDDYLLKPFDAKALAARARKLLRRDRGR; encoded by the coding sequence ATGCGCGTGCTGTTAGTGGAACATGAAACCGAAGAGGCACAGCGGATGGCCCGAGGTTTGAACGAGGCCGGCTACACCGTGGAGGTCGCAGCCAATGGCATGGCGGCCTTGCGCTTCGTGGAGAGTACCGAGTACGAGCTGGTGATTCTGGATGTGATGTTGCCGGGCTTGAACGCCTGGAAGTTGCAGCAGGCTATTCGGTTGAAGGGCGAGACGCCGGTGTTGTTCCTGACCACGCCGGGCGGGATTGAAGACCGGCTGCGCGGGTTGGAATTGCATGAAGATGATTATTTGCTCAAGCCGTTTGATGCCAAGGCGCTGGCGGCGCGGGCAAGAAAGTTACTGCGCCGCGATCGTGGGCGCTGA
- a CDS encoding AraC family transcriptional regulator, whose protein sequence is MPEATSLASWTRALRKQLDALDLDSAALCAQAGLDPQQMDDPNARYPLSATTRLWALAVQASGDPAIGLRVSRFVSPTTFHALGYALVASGSLREVFERIVRYHQVVSDALTLELSREGERYCFRLLQPAGSPAPALEAIDAFAAIYVRTCRNRLGREYAPLAVYLQRPEPADPTPWHTVFRAPVFFGAEEDRLEFAARDFDSHLDDANPELAEHNETVLKRTLAQLQPLTWERKVRAAIEAQLPEGEPSAERIAQALHLSLRSLQRHLADEGCRFDALLNECRENLALLHLRDPQCSLAEISHLLGFADTSSFNRAFKRWTGMTPGQFRDGLR, encoded by the coding sequence ATGCCCGAAGCCACTTCCCTCGCCAGCTGGACCCGCGCCCTGCGCAAGCAGCTCGACGCCCTGGACCTCGACAGCGCCGCGCTGTGTGCGCAAGCCGGGCTCGACCCGCAGCAGATGGACGACCCCAACGCCCGCTATCCGTTGTCGGCCACCACGCGGTTATGGGCACTGGCCGTGCAGGCCAGCGGCGACCCGGCCATCGGCTTGCGGGTGTCGCGGTTTGTCAGCCCGACTACCTTTCATGCGCTGGGTTATGCGTTGGTGGCCAGCGGCAGCCTGCGCGAGGTGTTCGAGCGGATCGTGCGTTATCACCAGGTGGTCAGCGATGCGCTGACGCTGGAGCTTAGTCGAGAGGGCGAGCGCTATTGCTTTCGCCTGCTGCAACCCGCCGGCAGCCCGGCACCGGCGCTGGAAGCGATTGATGCGTTTGCAGCGATCTATGTGCGCACCTGCCGAAATCGGCTGGGCCGTGAATACGCGCCGCTGGCGGTATACCTGCAGCGCCCGGAGCCGGCCGACCCCACGCCGTGGCACACGGTGTTTCGCGCACCGGTGTTCTTTGGCGCCGAGGAAGACCGCCTGGAGTTTGCCGCGCGAGACTTCGACAGCCACTTGGATGACGCCAACCCGGAGTTGGCCGAACACAATGAAACCGTGCTCAAACGCACCCTCGCCCAGCTGCAACCGCTGACCTGGGAGCGCAAGGTGCGCGCGGCCATCGAGGCGCAATTGCCGGAGGGTGAGCCGAGTGCCGAACGGATCGCCCAGGCGTTGCATTTGAGTTTGCGCAGCTTGCAACGGCATCTGGCCGATGAGGGCTGCCGGTTTGACGCGTTGCTCAATGAGTGTCGGGAAAATCTCGCGCTGCTGCACTTGCGGGATCCGCAGTGTTCATTGGCCGAAATCAGCCATTTGCTTGGGTTTGCCGATACCAGCAGTTTCAATCGGGCGTTCAAGCGCTGGACGGGAATGACACCGGGGCAGTTTCGGGATGGGTTGCGCTAG
- a CDS encoding fatty acid desaturase — translation MDGTSASPQQMNAQQRSAHIRDVVLAEGARLRQQHPWLRHQDALGAGILAFALLGMLGSAALYITGHMAWWVCLLLNAFLASLTHELEHDLIHSMYFRKQRLPHNLMMGLVWLARPSTINPWIRRHLHLNHHKVSGTETDMEERAITNGEPWGLARLLMVGDNLMSAFIRMLRARTWKHTFNILKRSLLVYAPLALLHWGAWYVFLGFHAANGVASLTGSPIAWSAGTLQVMQVIDIAAVVIIGPNVLRTFCLHFVSSNMHYYGDVELGNVIQQTQVLNPWWMWPLQAFCFNFGSTHGIHHFVVKEPFYIRQMTASVAHKVMREMGVRFNDFGTFARANRLEPQARTQAGLNPAETATR, via the coding sequence ATGGACGGTACTTCTGCAAGTCCCCAGCAGATGAACGCACAACAGCGTTCAGCGCATATCCGTGACGTGGTGCTCGCCGAAGGGGCCAGATTACGCCAGCAGCACCCGTGGCTGCGGCACCAGGACGCCCTGGGCGCGGGCATTCTGGCGTTTGCCTTGCTGGGCATGCTCGGCTCGGCGGCGCTCTACATCACCGGCCACATGGCGTGGTGGGTTTGCCTGCTGCTCAATGCCTTCCTCGCCTCGCTGACCCACGAGCTGGAACATGACCTGATCCACAGCATGTACTTTCGCAAGCAACGTCTGCCCCACAACCTGATGATGGGCCTGGTATGGCTGGCGCGGCCGAGCACCATCAACCCGTGGATACGCCGGCATTTGCACCTCAATCACCACAAGGTGTCCGGCACCGAGACCGATATGGAAGAACGCGCCATCACCAATGGCGAACCGTGGGGCCTCGCGCGGTTGTTGATGGTGGGTGACAACCTCATGTCGGCATTCATCCGCATGCTGCGCGCCCGGACCTGGAAGCACACATTCAACATCCTCAAGCGCTCGCTGTTGGTGTACGCGCCCTTGGCGCTGCTGCATTGGGGCGCGTGGTATGTGTTTTTGGGCTTTCATGCGGCCAATGGTGTCGCCAGCCTGACGGGCTCGCCGATCGCCTGGTCAGCCGGCACCTTGCAGGTGATGCAAGTGATCGACATCGCTGCTGTGGTGATCATCGGCCCCAACGTGCTGCGCACCTTCTGCCTGCACTTTGTCAGCTCCAACATGCACTACTACGGTGATGTGGAGCTGGGCAACGTGATCCAGCAAACCCAGGTGCTGAACCCTTGGTGGATGTGGCCGCTGCAGGCGTTTTGCTTCAACTTCGGCAGCACCCATGGCATCCACCATTTTGTGGTGAAAGAGCCGTTTTACATTCGCCAGATGACTGCCAGCGTGGCGCACAAGGTGATGCGCGAGATGGGCGTGCGCTTCAACGATTTCGGTACCTTCGCGCGGGCCAACCGCCTGGAACCGCAGGCCCGCACACAGGCCGGGCTCAATCCGGCTGAAACGGCGACGCGCTGA
- a CDS encoding arylsulfatase: MPQRPNFLVILADDMGFSDLGAFGGEISTPHLDALALKGLRLTDFHTAPTCSPTRSMLLTGTDHHIAGIGTMAEALTPELIGKPGYEGYLNDSVVALPELLREAGYQTLMSGKWHLGLTAERAPHARGFERSFSLLPGAANHYGFEPTYDDDTPGLLKSTPALYIEDDTFVEQLPEGFYSSDAFGDKLLQYLKERDQARPFFAYLPFSAPHWPLQAPADIVEKYRGRYDAGPEALRLERLEKLKALGLIDADVEPHPLIELNTQWAALSDEQRQLSARAMEVYAAMVERMDWNIGRVVEYLRRQGQLDNTFIVFMSDNGAEGALLEAFPKFGPQLLTYLNQHYDNSLENIGRANSYVWYGPSWAQVATAPSRLFKAFTTEGGIRVPALVHYPPLALNGRISHGFGTVMDITPTILDLAGVRHPGKHWRGKPVAPLRGKSWLGFLSGETAQVHDEHTVTGWELFGRRAIRQGQWKAVYIPGPVGPATWQLYDLGQDPGEIHDLASSHPDKLDTLIGHWQQYVDETGVVLSASPFQPD, from the coding sequence ATGCCGCAACGTCCCAATTTTCTCGTGATCCTGGCCGATGACATGGGTTTTTCCGACCTCGGTGCGTTCGGCGGGGAAATCTCTACGCCGCACCTGGATGCCCTGGCGCTCAAGGGTCTGCGCCTGACCGACTTCCACACCGCGCCGACCTGCTCCCCCACGCGTTCGATGCTGCTGACCGGCACCGACCATCACATCGCCGGCATCGGCACCATGGCCGAGGCGCTTACGCCGGAGCTGATCGGTAAACCGGGTTACGAGGGCTACCTCAACGACAGCGTCGTGGCGCTGCCGGAGCTGCTGCGCGAGGCCGGTTACCAGACCTTGATGAGCGGCAAATGGCACCTGGGCCTCACCGCCGAACGGGCGCCGCATGCGCGGGGTTTCGAGCGGTCGTTTTCACTGTTGCCCGGCGCGGCCAACCACTATGGTTTCGAGCCAACCTACGACGACGACACGCCAGGCCTGCTCAAATCCACCCCGGCGCTGTACATCGAGGACGACACCTTCGTCGAGCAACTGCCCGAGGGGTTCTATTCCTCCGATGCGTTTGGCGACAAGCTGCTGCAGTACCTCAAGGAGCGCGACCAGGCGCGGCCGTTCTTCGCTTACCTGCCGTTTTCGGCGCCACATTGGCCGTTGCAGGCGCCGGCAGACATTGTCGAAAAATACCGTGGCCGCTACGACGCCGGTCCCGAAGCGCTGCGCCTGGAACGCCTGGAAAAGCTCAAGGCGCTGGGGTTGATCGACGCCGATGTCGAGCCCCACCCGCTGATCGAGCTGAACACCCAATGGGCGGCCTTGAGCGATGAACAGCGCCAGCTGTCGGCCCGCGCGATGGAAGTGTATGCGGCGATGGTGGAGCGCATGGACTGGAACATCGGCCGGGTGGTGGAGTACCTGCGCCGCCAGGGGCAACTGGACAACACCTTCATCGTGTTCATGTCCGATAACGGCGCCGAGGGCGCGCTGCTGGAAGCTTTCCCCAAGTTCGGGCCGCAGCTGCTGACCTATCTCAACCAGCATTACGACAACAGCCTGGAGAACATCGGCCGCGCCAACTCTTACGTCTGGTACGGGCCGTCATGGGCGCAGGTGGCGACCGCGCCGTCGCGGCTGTTCAAGGCGTTTACCACCGAGGGCGGCATTCGGGTGCCGGCGCTGGTGCACTACCCGCCACTGGCGCTCAACGGGCGCATCAGCCATGGGTTTGGCACGGTGATGGATATTACGCCGACGATTCTGGACCTTGCCGGTGTACGCCACCCCGGCAAGCACTGGCGCGGCAAGCCGGTGGCGCCGTTGCGGGGCAAGTCGTGGCTGGGCTTTTTGTCCGGCGAGACCGCCCAGGTGCACGACGAACATACCGTCACCGGCTGGGAGCTGTTCGGCCGCCGCGCGATTCGCCAGGGCCAGTGGAAAGCCGTGTACATCCCAGGCCCGGTAGGGCCGGCGACGTGGCAACTGTATGACCTGGGCCAGGACCCCGGAGAAATCCATGATCTGGCTTCAAGCCACCCGGACAAACTCGACACCCTGATCGGCCACTGGCAGCAGTACGTGGACGAAACCGGCGTGGTGCTCAGCGCGTCGCCGTTTCAGCCGGATTGA
- a CDS encoding ABC transporter ATP-binding protein, producing the protein MNAPIVRFNHVGKSFDVDGFELEAIREFNLEIAEGEFVAIVGSSGCGKSTLLRLLVGLDTQFRGDIQVDGKAVNGIGGERGIVFQEHRLFPWLTVAQNIGLGLVNEPLSEAERNRRISDFIELVGLSDFTRAYPHQLSGGMAQRVAIARGLVASPRILLLDEPFGALDALTRQQMQDELLAIRARAKITTVLVTHDVEEAIFLADRVVVMEPRPGRIKQIVDIALPHPRQRSSFEFHQLREELLHELISDDHYQPPVREQIRDLPLAFIAC; encoded by the coding sequence ATGAACGCACCTATCGTCCGCTTCAACCATGTGGGCAAGTCCTTCGACGTCGACGGCTTCGAGCTGGAGGCTATTCGCGAATTCAACCTGGAGATTGCCGAGGGCGAATTTGTCGCGATTGTCGGCTCCAGCGGCTGCGGCAAATCCACCCTGCTGCGCCTGTTGGTGGGGCTCGACACGCAGTTTCGCGGCGACATCCAGGTCGACGGCAAGGCCGTAAACGGCATCGGCGGCGAACGCGGCATTGTGTTCCAGGAGCACCGCCTGTTCCCCTGGCTGACCGTGGCGCAAAACATTGGCCTGGGCCTGGTCAACGAGCCGCTGAGCGAAGCCGAGCGCAACCGGCGCATCAGCGACTTTATCGAGCTGGTGGGCCTGAGCGACTTTACCCGCGCCTATCCCCATCAGCTGTCCGGCGGCATGGCCCAACGGGTGGCAATCGCCCGTGGCCTGGTCGCCAGCCCGCGCATCCTGCTGCTGGACGAGCCGTTCGGCGCCCTCGACGCGCTGACCCGCCAACAAATGCAGGACGAGCTGTTGGCGATCCGCGCGCGCGCCAAGATCACCACGGTGTTGGTGACCCACGACGTGGAAGAGGCGATTTTCCTCGCCGACCGCGTGGTGGTGATGGAGCCTAGGCCTGGGCGGATCAAGCAAATCGTCGATATCGCCCTGCCCCATCCGCGCCAGCGCAGCAGCTTCGAGTTCCACCAGCTGCGCGAAGAACTGCTGCATGAACTGATCAGCGATGACCACTATCAGCCGCCCGTGCGCGAACAGATTCGCGACCTGCCGCTGGCCTTTATTGCCTGCTGA
- a CDS encoding ABC transporter permease produces MARISLLSLPLAAPGKDAALRWPKLSDRLIPWLLPLALFALWWLASRNHWMSQQILPPPSLVWSSAVELAGGELWSHLAISVQRLFWGLLAGVGAGALLGALLGFSARAERLIFPTFSALSQVPTLAWIPLFMVFFGIGETLKLVVLVKAIVVPVTLHTLVGVRDAQPNLREAARVLRLPPHLLIRRLILPAALPAFMAGVRLALAAGWTSLLAVELLASSEGIGYLMVWARQLFMLDIVFVCIVVIGVLGVVMDRGIGWLDRKWVHWPHPATAQIRRGPRYQGWQRLQPWLLPLLLVALWQMATQHGWVDANILVSPWAVLQTTGAGVLDGSLSGALVKSLGRTLGGLLLGGGLGFAMGLWLGLSRRSERVLGPTLAALRQIAIFAWVPLLTAWFGLGELAKSVFIALAAFFPLFIATQRSVLNLSPQLREAAQVLRLNLFQRLRRLVLPGAAAGIFAGLRLSLIYAWLGTIGAEYFMPSNGGIGSLMIGAQQLLRMDVIMGGMLLVGLTGATLNFIGQRIETRATRWRHA; encoded by the coding sequence ATGGCCCGAATTTCACTTCTGAGCCTACCTCTGGCGGCCCCCGGCAAAGACGCCGCGCTGCGTTGGCCGAAGCTGAGCGACCGCCTCATACCTTGGCTGCTGCCGCTGGCACTGTTTGCGCTGTGGTGGCTGGCCAGCCGCAATCACTGGATGAGCCAGCAGATTCTGCCGCCGCCCTCGCTGGTCTGGAGCAGCGCAGTAGAACTGGCCGGCGGCGAGTTGTGGAGCCATCTGGCGATCAGCGTGCAGCGTTTGTTCTGGGGGCTGCTGGCCGGTGTCGGCGCAGGCGCGCTGCTGGGCGCGCTGTTGGGGTTCAGCGCCCGGGCGGAGCGCCTGATATTTCCAACCTTCAGCGCGTTGTCGCAAGTGCCGACCCTGGCATGGATTCCCCTGTTCATGGTGTTTTTCGGCATTGGCGAAACGCTGAAACTGGTGGTGCTGGTCAAGGCAATCGTCGTGCCCGTCACCCTGCATACCCTGGTCGGCGTGCGTGATGCCCAGCCAAACCTGCGCGAAGCCGCTCGCGTGCTGCGCCTGCCCCCGCACCTGTTGATCCGCCGCCTGATCCTGCCCGCCGCGCTGCCGGCATTCATGGCCGGTGTACGCCTGGCCCTGGCGGCGGGCTGGACGTCGTTGCTGGCGGTGGAGTTGTTGGCGTCCAGTGAAGGCATCGGCTACCTGATGGTCTGGGCGCGCCAGTTGTTCATGCTCGACATCGTGTTCGTGTGCATCGTGGTCATCGGCGTGCTGGGCGTGGTGATGGACCGTGGCATCGGCTGGCTGGATCGCAAATGGGTGCACTGGCCGCACCCGGCCACCGCGCAGATTCGTCGCGGGCCGCGCTATCAAGGCTGGCAGCGCCTGCAACCGTGGTTACTGCCGCTGCTGTTGGTCGCGTTGTGGCAGATGGCGACGCAGCATGGCTGGGTGGACGCCAATATTCTGGTCAGCCCATGGGCGGTGCTGCAAACCACTGGCGCCGGCGTGCTGGATGGCAGCCTGTCCGGTGCCCTGGTCAAAAGCCTGGGCCGCACACTGGGCGGCCTGCTGCTGGGCGGCGGCCTGGGCTTTGCCATGGGCCTGTGGCTGGGGCTGTCGCGGCGCAGTGAGCGCGTACTCGGCCCGACCTTGGCCGCGCTGCGCCAGATCGCGATTTTTGCCTGGGTGCCATTGCTCACCGCGTGGTTTGGCCTGGGCGAGTTGGCCAAGTCAGTATTTATCGCACTCGCCGCGTTTTTCCCGCTGTTTATCGCCACCCAACGCAGCGTGCTCAACCTGTCGCCGCAACTGCGCGAAGCGGCGCAAGTGCTGCGCCTGAACCTGTTCCAGCGCCTGCGCCGTCTGGTGTTGCCGGGCGCGGCGGCGGGGATTTTCGCCGGCCTGCGCCTGAGCCTGATCTACGCCTGGCTCGGCACCATCGGCGCGGAATACTTCATGCCGTCCAATGGCGGCATCGGCAGCCTGATGATCGGCGCCCAACAGCTGCTGCGCATGGACGTGATCATGGGCGGCATGCTGCTGGTCGGCCTTACCGGCGCCACGCTCAATTTTATCGGCCAACGCATCGAAACCCGCGCCACCCGCTGGAGACACGCATGA
- a CDS encoding ABC transporter substrate-binding protein: protein MKLPFKRLISLFAGTALAGLVQAADLTEIRIAVPDLSAGSQHSGGGVTDVLQSQQIFEKAFADQGIKIQWNYFKGAGPVINEAFANGQVDLAYLGDLAAIIGRSNGLDTRLLSASARGVKHYLAVVPGSGIKTLQDLKGKRVAVFRGTASQLSFDTALASQGLSEKDLKVINLDFSAAIAALAAKQIDATWGGSGLTALQAKGLAEIPLTTKDIGGAGSVQAVLVGSAKFVDEHPQAVATLLKAQQQAVQWLTDDNNKQAYIDLVSRLASYPPVILTNDLKDQKLSEIFPSTLDPVFLGKLQDAVDLASKERLIRKPFQVGDWVAPNLAAAGR from the coding sequence ATGAAACTGCCCTTCAAACGTCTGATCAGCCTGTTCGCCGGCACTGCCCTGGCCGGGTTGGTGCAGGCTGCCGATCTCACGGAAATTCGCATCGCCGTGCCCGACCTCAGTGCGGGCAGCCAGCACAGCGGCGGCGGGGTAACCGATGTACTGCAAAGCCAGCAAATCTTTGAAAAGGCCTTTGCCGACCAGGGCATCAAGATTCAATGGAATTATTTCAAGGGCGCAGGCCCGGTGATTAATGAGGCCTTTGCCAATGGCCAGGTGGACCTGGCTTACCTGGGCGACCTGGCGGCGATCATCGGCCGCTCCAATGGTCTGGACACGCGCTTGCTCAGTGCCTCGGCGCGCGGCGTCAAGCATTACCTCGCCGTGGTGCCAGGCTCCGGCATCAAGACCTTGCAAGACCTCAAGGGCAAGCGCGTCGCCGTGTTCCGCGGCACGGCCAGCCAGTTGTCATTCGACACCGCGCTGGCCAGCCAGGGTTTGAGTGAGAAGGACCTGAAAGTCATCAACCTGGACTTCAGCGCCGCCATTGCCGCCCTGGCCGCCAAACAGATTGACGCCACCTGGGGCGGTTCAGGCCTCACGGCGCTGCAAGCCAAGGGCCTGGCCGAGATACCGCTGACCACCAAGGACATCGGTGGCGCCGGCAGCGTGCAGGCGGTGCTGGTGGGCAGTGCCAAGTTTGTGGATGAACACCCGCAAGCCGTGGCCACCTTGCTCAAGGCCCAGCAGCAGGCGGTGCAGTGGTTGACCGATGACAACAACAAGCAGGCTTACATCGACCTGGTGTCGAGGCTGGCCAGTTACCCGCCGGTGATCCTGACCAACGATCTGAAAGACCAGAAACTCAGCGAGATTTTCCCCTCGACCCTGGACCCGGTGTTCCTCGGCAAATTGCAGGACGCGGTGGACTTGGCGTCCAAAGAGCGGCTGATCCGCAAGCCGTTTCAGGTGGGCGATTGGGTGGCGCCGAATCTGGCGGCGGCGGGGCGCTGA